One Rosa chinensis cultivar Old Blush chromosome 5, RchiOBHm-V2, whole genome shotgun sequence genomic region harbors:
- the LOC112167641 gene encoding xylose isomerase-like produces the protein MNDWLRFSVAFWHTFRGTGADPFGAPKKNGHGEDGTYNSVAMAKRRMKANFEFIYKFGVDRWCFHDWDIAPDGKTLESLLNGRVKIQGVAWNDQFLASLSFDFSASIPRDKRNLLH, from the exons ATGAAC GATTGGTTGAGGTTTAGTGTTGCATTTTGGCACACATTCCGTGGAACAGGAGCTGACCCATTCGGTGCGCCTAAAAAAAATGGGCATGGGGAGGATGGAACTTATAACTCTGTTGCTATGGCCAAGAGAAGAA TGAAAGCCAACTTTGAGTTCATATATAAGTTTGGAGTCGATAGGTGGTGTTTCCATGACTGGGATATTGCTCCGGATGGCAAAACCTTGGAG TCTCTTCTTAATGGAAGGGTGAAGATCCAGGGAGTAGCTTGGAATGATCAATTCTTGGCCTCACTGTCATTTGATTTTAGTGCCTCCATCCCTAGAGATAAAAGGAATCTGCTGCACTGA